The Nicotiana sylvestris unplaced genomic scaffold, ASM39365v2 Un00008, whole genome shotgun sequence genome has a window encoding:
- the LOC104213925 gene encoding receptor-like protein kinase THESEUS 1 yields the protein MVSLKRLFFASIVCFISFSSLVCASFTPIDCFLISCGSSKSIQVEDGRVFEPDFGDSDVGLSTNSLITVSNSENGLSELHNSARVFTKSSVYTISTKEIGRHWLRLHFYPVKNNQHNLKSAVFSIVANGITLLHEFSFSKLGKIDPLLKEYVVEIGGSSFENLVLTLTPASGSIAFINGIEVVSIPEGQFDFSVIPIPMGPGFVIPSSVTLETAYRVNMGGPKLTPRNDTLWRIWNSDHSFLVHPSSARNVTKDPKTVKYPAGESVDIAPNWVYATAQEMADAKVMDQKFNITWAFQVEHGFTYFIRMHFCDIVSASLNNLIFDVYINNQTAVESLDISTKTMALSAAYFADFVVNMTMESDKIFVQVGPSNLRTTQANAILNGLEIMKMSNPSNSLDGEFVIYSSDSKRSNTKRHVMVAIFATVGGLAGLLLIAASCFLCFVCFRKPKVLAKQKSLSWLSFPHQVGISETKISAGSFASTTPSRTLGRVFAFSEIREATKDFDESLVIGVGGFGKVYKGVLENEVMVAVKRGNSKSQQGLVEFRTEIEMLSKLRHRHLVSLIGYCEELNEMILVYEFMAGGPLRKHLYGSDIPHLSWKQRLEVCIGAAKGLHYLHTGAAECIIHRDVKTTNILLDENLTAKVADFGLSKFGPALDQTHVSTAVKGSFGYLDPEYYRRQQLTEKSDVYSFGVVLMEVLCARSAINPSLPREQVNIAEWAMHWQKKGQLEQIIDPYLVRKVSIDSLRKYGETAEKCLAEYGCERPSMGDVLWNLEYALHLQEAATQSLEDENSHNIPDIPYSIPRVESGPADEIDIVSHGESDVTTSSGVFSQLMNPKGR from the coding sequence ATGGTTTCTTTGAAAAGGTTGTTTTTTGCTAGCATTGTGTGTTTTATCAGTTTTTCATCATTGGTATGTGCTTCTTTTACTCCAATAGACTGTTTCTTGATTAGTTGTGGGAGTAGTAAATCTATACAAGTTGAAGATGGTAGGGTTTTTGAACCTGATTTTGGGGATTCTGATGTGGGGTTGAGTACCAATTCACTTATTACAGTATCAAATAGTGAAAATGGTTTATCTGAACTTCATAATTCTGCTAGAGTATTTACCAAAAGTTCAGTATATACCATTAGTACAAAGGAAATTGGTAGACATTGGTTAAGGTTGCATTTTTACCCTGTCAAGAATAATCAGCATAACCTAAAATCAGCTGTTTTTTCTATTGTGGCAAATGGTATTACACTGCTTCATGAGTTTTCcttttcaaaattggggaaaattgatCCTCTCTTGAAGGAATACGTAGTCGAAATAGGTGGATCGAGTTTTGAGAATTTAGTACTTACATTGACTCCAGCTAGTGGCTCGATTGCATTTATCAATGGGATAGAAGTGGTTTCTATACCTGAGGGACAATTTGATTTTAGTGTTATCCCAATTCCAATGGGTCCCGGGTTTGTTATTCCGTCCTCGGTTACCTTAGAAACAGCTTATAGAGTGAATATGGGAGGTCCAAAGTTGACACCAAGAAATGACACTTTGTGGAGGATATGGAATTCAGATCATTCATTTCTTGTCCATCCTTCTTCTGCCCGCAACGTGACTAAGGATCCGAAAACAGTCAAGTATCCAGCGGGTGAGTCGGTTGATATTGCACCGAATTGGGTTTATGCTACTGCTCAAGAAATGGCAGATGCCAAAGTAATGGATCAGAAGTTTAATATTACATGGGCATTTCAAGTTGAACATGGATTCACTTACTTCATTAGGATGCATTTCTGTGACATTGTTAGTGCTTCTCTTAACAATTTGATCTTCGATGTCTACATCAATAACCAAACGGCTGTGGAGTCATTGGATATCTCTACCAAGACAATGGCATTGTCGGCTGCTTACTTTGCGGATTTTGTAGTAAATATGACTATGGAATCGGACAAAATTTTCGTTCAAGTTGGTCCTTCTAATTTAAGGACTACTCAAGCCAATGCAATTCTAAACGGTTTGGAGATAATGAAAATGAGCAATCCTAGTAATAGCCTCGACGGAGAATTTGTCATATATTCTAGTGATTCCAAAAGATCGAATACTAAGAGACATGTCATGGTAGCAATTTTCGCTACGGTAGGAGGGTTAGCAGGATTATTGCTCATCGCAGCGTCCTGTTTTCTCTGTTTTGTTTGTTTCCGCAAGCCAAAGGTATTGGCGAAACAAAAATCTTTGTCATGGCTATCTTTTCCACACCAAGTTGGAATTTCAGAAACCAAAATATCAGCAGGTAGTTTTGCTTCAACGACACCTTCACGGACCTTGGGCCGCGTCTTCGCCTTCTCTGAGATTCGTGAAGCTACCAAGGACTTCGACGAGAGCTTGGTCATTGGCGTTGGTGGCTTTGGCAAAGTTTACAAAGGGGTGCTAGAAAATGAGGTTATGGTTGCTGTAAAGAGGGGAAACAGTAAATCTCAACAAGGACTTGTGGAGTTCAGGACAGAGATCGAGATGTTATCTAAGCTTCGCCACAGACACCTAGTTTCTCTAATTGGCTATTGTGAGGAGCTCAATGAGATGATCCTCGTATACGAATTCATGGCAGGTGGACCTCTTAGAAAACATTTGTACGGATCAGATATTCCTCATCTTTCATGGAAACAAAGACTAGAAGTATGCATTGGAGCGGCAAAAGGATTGCATTATCTTCACACGGGGGCAGCCGAGTGCATCATCCACCGCGATGTAAAGACTACCAACATCTTGTTAGACGAAAACCTCACCGCAAAAGTGGCTGATTTTGGTCTATCAAAATTTGGTCCTGCATTGGATCAAACTCATGTGAGTACTGCTGTGAAAGGAAGTTTTGGTTACCTCGATCCAGAGTATTATCGTCGACAGCAACTCACAGAGAAGTCTGATGTCTATTCTTTTGGAGTAGTACTTATGGAGGTTCTATGTGCTCGGTCAGCAATCAATCCATCTCTTCCAAGAGAACAAGTAAACATTGCCGAATGGGCAATGCATTGGCAAAAAAAGGGCCAATTAGAGCAGATAATCGATCCTTATCTTGTCAGAAAAGTGAGCATTGATTCGCTTAGAAAATATGGTGAAACTGCTGAGAAGTGTTTGGCTGAGTACGGTTGTGAGAGGCCATCGATGGGAGATGTTCTTTGGAATCTTGAATATGCTCTTCACTTGCAAGAGGCTGCTACACAATCATTAGAGGACGAGAACAGCCATAACATACCGGATATACCTTACTCAATTCCACGTGTTGAGTCGGGACCAGCTGACGAAATTGACATTGTTAGCCATGGAGAATCTGATGTAACAACTTCATCTGGAGTGTTTTCTCAGCTAATGAATCCAAAGGGAAGATAA
- the LOC104213923 gene encoding large ribosomal subunit protein uL23-like, translated as MAPAKAVSTKKADPKAQAAKVAKAVKSGSTFKKKSNKIRMKVTFHRPKTLKKERNPKYPRISATPRNKLDHYGILKYPLTTESAMKKIEDNNTLVFIVDLKADKKKIKDAVKKMYDIQTKKVNTLVRPDGTKKAFVRLTPDYDALDVANKIGII; from the exons ATGGCACCCGCCAAAG CTGTTAGCACAAAAAAGGCAGACCCCAAAGCTCAGGCAGCAAAGGTCGCCAAGGCTGTGAAATCAGGATCAACCTTCAAGAAGAAGTCAAACAAGATCAGAATGAAGGTTACCTTTCACAGGCCTAAGACATTGAAGAAGGAgaggaacccaaaatatcccCGTATCAGTGCAACTCCAAGGAACAAGTTGGATCATTACGGAATCCTCAAGTATCCTTTAACCACTGAGTCTGCAATGAAGAAGATTGAGGATAATAACACCTTGGTTTTCATTGTTGATCTCAAAGCTGACAAGAAGAAGATTAAGGATGCCGTCAAGAAGATGTATGATATTCAGACCAAGAAAGTGAACACTTTGGTCAG GCCTGATGGAACCAAGAAGGCGTTTGTTCGATTGACACCAGACTATGATGCATTGGATGTGGCAAACAAGATCGGAATCATCTAA
- the LOC104213926 gene encoding protein ALP1-like yields the protein MGPIRGLKRKKKADKDVDHYTLLRSPLSQPCPSDWWDDFSKRISGTSVKKGNSVTFESLFKLSRKTFNYICSLVKEEMMAKPTNLTDLSGKFLSLDDRVAVALRRLSSGDSLSSVGESLGINQSTVSQITWRFVEAMEHRGLHHIHWPSNQEDMKNIKSKFENIQGLPNCCGAIDTTHIMFCLSTDVPSSKIWSDLEKNHSMLLQAIVDPDMRFLDVVAGWPGSLSDSEVLKSSRIFTLTEEGKRLSGNKIKLSDDTELREYIVGDSGFPLLPWLLTPYVGRGLSDYEADYNKRHFAMRKVAQRALARLKDKWKIIQGVMWRPDKHKLPRIILVCCLLHNIVIDLNDGVDDKVPLTHHHDPDYGQQVGDSTDKSSSIQREKLALYLANKLQS from the exons ATGGGACCCATAAGGGGattaaagaggaagaagaaggcagACAAAGATGTTGACCATTATACCCTTCTTCGTTCCCCGTTATCTCAACCTTGTCCTTCAGATTGGTGGGACGACTTTTCCAAAAGGATTTCTG GGACTTCAGTAAAGAAGGGAAATTCAGTTACATTTGAATCGCTGTTCAAACTTTCAAGGAAGACATTTAACTACATCTGTTCACTTGTGAAAGAAGAGATGATGGCAAAACCAACGAACTTAACTGATCTCAGCGGCAAGTTTTTGTCTCTAGATGACCGAGTTGCTGTTGCTTTGAGAAGGCTTAGTTCAGGCGACTCACTTTCAAGTGTCGGTGAATCTCTTGGAATAAACCAGTCAACTGTCTCTCAAATAACTTGGCGATTCGTGGAAGCCATGGAACACAGAGGCCTTCACCATATCCATTGGCCTTCAAATCAAGAAGATATGAAAAACATAAAATCGAAATTTGAAAATATCCAAGGCCTTCCCAATTGTTGTGGTGCCATTGACACCACACATATCATGTTTTGCCTATCGACAGACGTCCCTTCAAGTAAAATCTGGTCCGATTTGGAAAAAAATCACAGTATGCTTTTACAAGCAATTGTTGACCCTGACATGAGATTCCTTGATGTTGTCGCTGGTTGGCCTGGAAGTCTAAGCGACTCGGAGGTGCTCAAAAGCTCAAGAATTTTCACACTCACAGAAGAAGGAAAAAGGCTAAGTGGAAACAAAATTAAGCTCTCAGATGACACAGAACTGAGAGAATACATCGTTGGAGACTCGGGATTTCCCCTTTTGCCATGGCTTCTTACTCCTTATGTTGGGCGCGGACTATCTGATTATGAAGCTGATTACAATAAGCGACATTTTGCAATGAGGAAAGTAGCACAGAGAGCTTTAGCCAGGTTAAAAGATAAATGGAAAATAATACAAGGAGTAATGTGGAGGCCTGATAAGCATAAGTTACCACGGATTATTCTTGTATGCTGCTTGCTACACAATATTGTCATCGATTTAAACGATGGAGTTGACGACAAAGTGCCATTAACTCATCATCATGATCCTGATTATGGGCAACAAGTTGGTGATTCTACTGATAAATCTTCTTCAATTCAAAGAGAGAAACTTGCTCTCTACTTAGCTAACAAGCTGCAATCTTAA
- the LOC104213924 gene encoding large ribosomal subunit protein uL29-like, with translation MARIKVHELRNKTKSELLAQLKDLKAELALLRVAKVTGGAPNKLSKIKVVRLSIAQVLTVISQKQKTALREAYKNKKYLPLDLRPKKTRAIRKRLTKHQASLKTEREKKKEMYFPIRKYAIKV, from the coding sequence ATGGCAAGAATCAAGGTTCATGAGCTGAGGAACAAGACGAAGTCTGAGCTACTGGCTCAGTTGAAGGATCTGAAGGCCGAGCTTGCCCTACTTCGTGTCGCTAAGGTCACCGGTGGTGCTCCTAACAAGCTCTCCAAAATCAAGGTGGTAAGGTTGTCGATCGCACAGGTTCTGACTGTAATTTCGCAGAAGCAAAAAACTGCTCTTCGGGAAGCTTACAAGAACAAGAAATACCTGCCTCTTGACCTGCGCCCTAAGAAAACTAGGGCCATCCGCAAACGTTTGACCAAGCACCAGGCGTCATTGAAGACggagagagagaagaagaaggagatgtACTTCCCCATCCGAAAGTATGCCATCAAGGTGTAG